In Bdellovibrionales bacterium, the following proteins share a genomic window:
- a CDS encoding phosphatidylglycerophosphatase A has product MQDQESVPNSKHWVVWVATVGGLGRAPVAPGTVGTLAAVPLVPLLALGGEYFYMASVGILALIAVIVAQVYENLFGTSDPQEIVIDEVVGFAVAMTWLPLTWQSFVIGFVLFRALDAIKPFPISVLDQRVKGGLGVVADDLLAGIMANVVLQIIYVKTSWLGVQLVL; this is encoded by the coding sequence ATGCAGGACCAAGAATCAGTTCCAAATTCGAAGCATTGGGTCGTCTGGGTTGCCACGGTTGGAGGTTTGGGAAGAGCACCAGTGGCTCCGGGAACAGTGGGAACCTTAGCAGCTGTGCCCTTAGTTCCGCTCTTGGCTTTGGGTGGTGAATATTTTTATATGGCCAGCGTTGGTATTTTGGCCCTGATCGCTGTCATCGTTGCTCAGGTGTATGAGAATTTATTCGGAACTTCTGATCCTCAGGAAATTGTCATCGATGAAGTGGTGGGGTTTGCCGTGGCGATGACCTGGTTGCCCTTGACGTGGCAAAGTTTTGTGATTGGGTTTGTTCTGTTTCGTGCACTTGATGCCATTAAGCCATTTCCGATTTCGGTCTTGGATCAGAGAGTAAAAGGTGGTTTAGGAGTGGTGGCAGATGATTTACTAGCAGGAATAATGGCCAATGTTGTCCTTCAGATTATCTACGTCAAAACAAGTTGGTTGGGTGTGCAGTTAGTCTTATGA